The proteins below come from a single Mustela erminea isolate mMusErm1 chromosome 14, mMusErm1.Pri, whole genome shotgun sequence genomic window:
- the RHOU gene encoding rho-related GTP-binding protein RhoU has product MPPQQRDPAFPGSCEAPPVPPRRERGARGGRGPGAPGGRGRAGGAEGRGVKCVLVGDGAVGKTSLVVSYTTNGYPTEYIPTAFDNFSAVVSVDGRPVRLQLCDTAGQDEFDKLRPLCYTNTDIFLLCFSVVSPSSFQNVSEKWVPEIRCHCPKAPIILVGTQSDLREDVKVLIELDKCKEKPVPEEAAKLCAEEIKAASYIECSALTQKNLKEVFDAAIVAGIQYSDTQQQPKKSKSRTPDKMKNLSKSWWKKYCCFV; this is encoded by the exons ATGCCCCCGCAGCAGAGGGACCCCGCATTCCCCGGCAGCTGCGAGGCGCCGCCCGTTCCGCCGCGCCGGGAGCGCGGGgcgcgcggggggcgcgggcccggggcgcctgggggccgGGGGCGCGCGGGCGGTGCCGAGGGGCGCGGCGTCAAGTGCGTGCTCGTCGGCGACGGCGCTGTGGGCAAGACCAGCCTGGTGGTGAGCTACACCACCAACGGCTACCCCACCGAGTACATCCCCACCGCCTTCGACAACTTCTCGG cTGTGGTGTCTGTGGATGGGCGGCCTGTGAGACTCCAGCTCTGCGACACGGCTGGACAG GATGAGTTCGACAAACTCAGGCCTCTTTGCTACACCAACACGGACATCTTTCTTCTGTGCTTCAGTGTGGTGAGCCCCTCCTCCTTCCAGAACGTCAGTGAGAAGTGGGTGCCAGAGATTCGATGCCACTGTCCCAAAGCCCCCATCATCCTCGTGGGGACTCAGTCGGATCTCCGAGAAGACGTCAAGGTCCTCATCGAGCTGGACAAATGCAAAGAGAAGCCAGTGCCCGAAGAGGCGGCCAAGCTGTGTGCTGAGGAAATCAAAGCTGCCTCTTACATTGAGTGTTCAGCCTTGACTCAGAAAAACCTCAAGGAGGTCTTTGATGCTGCCATCGTCGCAGGCATCCAGTACTCGGACACTCAGCAGCAGCCAAAGAAGTCCAAAAGCAGGACTccagacaaaatgaaaaacctcTCCAAGTCCTGGTGGAAAAAGTACTGCTGTTTCGTATGA